The following are encoded together in the Salvia hispanica cultivar TCC Black 2014 chromosome 6, UniMelb_Shisp_WGS_1.0, whole genome shotgun sequence genome:
- the LOC125196130 gene encoding phenylalanine--tRNA ligase alpha subunit, cytoplasmic-like, with product MAQEAVLGHLEHNQEIADSGVFSQEKGISHDEIVNAIKSLNGFGLVIASDIKREKWLLSEEAQSYVKYGSAEVLLFEAVPAEGIAKAKLQEIVNSKLPVDLDDKAKSLIYDKGWAQAMKNKWIGLADSQVSRKVEHVEDKVKDLLIQIQNGEAVGAKDIDALKRRRLISLQIWKGFSVMKGPNYTTTRKKAATDLVRDHLQRDEWKDIEFKEYNFLAKGQPTEGGCLHPLYKVKQQIQMIFLQMGFEEMPTNNYVESSFWNFDALFQPQQHPARDSHDTFFLKVPSTTNILPEEYVERVKTVHESGGYGSRGYGYDWKREEANKNLLRTHTTAVSTRMLYALAQGPFTPKRYYSIDRVFRNEAVDRTHLAEFHQIEGLICDRGLSLGHLRGVLEDFFSRIGMSKLKFKPAYNPYTEPSMEIFSYHEGLKKWVEIGNSGMFRPEMLRPMGLPEDVQVIAWGLSLERPTMILYGIDNIRDLFGHKVDLSLTKRNPICRLGLN from the exons ATGGCGCAAGAAGCCGTTCTAGGCCATCTAGAGCACAACCAGGAGATAGCAGATTCCGGTGTATTCTCCCAGGAGAAAGGGATCTCTCATGATGAGATCGTCAACGCCATCAAAAGTCTCAACGGCTTCGGTCTCGTTATTGCTTCG GATATAAAGAGGGAAAAATGGCTGCTCTCGGAGGAGGCTCAGAGTTATGTTAAATATGGATCTGCTGAAGTGTTACTTTTTGAAGCCGTACCAGCAGAGGGTATTGCAAAAGCTAAGTTGCAG GAAATCGTGAACTCAAAATTGCCTGTGGATCTTGAT GACAAAGCTAAGTCACTGATTTATGACAAAGGGTGGGCTCAAGCCATGAAGAACAAATGGATAGGTCTGGCAGATTCTCAAGTATCACGGAAG GTCGAACATGTTGAAGACAAAGTGAAAGACTTACTAATTCAGATTCAGAATGGGGAG GCTGTTGGTGCTAAGGATATTGATGCTCTCAAGCGAAGAAGGCTTATTAGTCTCCA GATTTGGAAAGGCTTTTCGGTAATGAAAGGTCCTAACTATACTACAACGAGGAAAAAGGCGGCTACCGATTTAGTTCGTGATCATCTACAGAG GGATGAATGGAAGGATATTGAGTTCAAAGAGTACAACTTCCTTGCAAAGGGTCAACCTACTGAAGGTGGCTGTCTCCATCCGTTATACAAG GTTAAGCAACAAATTCAGATGATATTTCTCCAAATGGG ATTTGAAGAGATGCCAACAAACAATTATGTGGAGAGCAG CTTCTGGAACTTTGACGCACTTTTCCAGCCTCAACAACATCCGGCTCGTGATTCACATGATACATTCTTTCTGAAAG TGCCTTCAACCACAAATATTCTTCCTGAAGAATATGTAGAGCGAGTTAAAACAGTTCATGAATCTGGTGGCTATGGGTCCCGTGG GTATGGGTATGATTGGAAGAGAGAGGAGGCAAACAAGAATCTTCTGCGGACTCACACAACTGCTGTTTCCACCAGGATGCTGTATGCACTTGCCCAG GGACCTTTTACTCCAAAAAGATATTATTCTATTGACCGTGTTTTCAGAAATGAAGCTGTAGATCGAACTCATCTTGCTGAATTCCACCAGATAGAAG GCTTAATTTGCGACCGTGGGCTTTCTCTTGGACACTTGAGGGGAGTTCTTGAAGACTTCTTCTCTCGGATTG GGATGTCTAAGCTTAAGTTCAAACCTGCCTACAATCCTTATACTGAACCAAGCATGGAAATCTTCAG TTATCACGAAGGTCTGAAGAAATGGGTTGAAATTGGCAACTCTGGGATGTTTAGACCAGAAATGTTGCGGCCAATGGGACTTCCTGAAGATGTGCAGGTGATCGCATGGGGTCTTTCACTCGAGAG GCCAACGATGATCCTGTACGGAATTGACAACATCAGAGATCTCTTTGGCCACAAG GTGGATCTCTCTCTCACTAAAAGAAACCCGATATGTCGCCTTGGACTTAATTGA
- the LOC125196185 gene encoding 50S ribosomal protein L27-like isoform X2, whose amino-acid sequence MNCVASLYRRLSIRDLISSTPVYNSATEGLSLVLRRWASKKTAGSTKNGRDSLPKNLGVKKFGGERVIPGNIIVRQRGTRFHPGNYVGMGRDHTLYALKEGCVKFERNKLTGRKWIHVEPKDGHELHPVYAKMSDIDAATAAEMKTAA is encoded by the exons ATGAATTGCGTTGCATCTCTATACAGAAGATTAAGTATCAGGGATCTGATCTCCAGCACTCCTGTTTACAACTCCGCCACTG AGGGATTGAGTCTGGTGCTGAGGCGATGGGCTAGCAAGAAAACGGCAGGATCCACTAAAAATGGCCGTGACTCGTTGCCCAAGAATCTTGGGGTCAAAAAGTTTGGTGGAGAG AGAGTGATACCCGGAAACATCATTGTTCGTCAAAGGGGTACACGTTTCCATCCAGGGAATTATGTTGGTATGGGTAGAGATCACACCCTCTACGCCTTGAAGGAAGGCTGCGTCAAGTTTGAGCGCAACAAGCTAACTGGGCGCAAGTGGATTCATGTTGAGCCGAAGGATGGCCATGAGCTGCATCCAGTTTATGCAAAGATGAGCGACATTGATGCTGCGACTGCTGCTGAGATGAAGACGGCAGCTTAG
- the LOC125196185 gene encoding 50S ribosomal protein L27-like isoform X1: MNCVASLYRRLSIRDLISSTPVYNSATDVSGEGLSLVLRRWASKKTAGSTKNGRDSLPKNLGVKKFGGERVIPGNIIVRQRGTRFHPGNYVGMGRDHTLYALKEGCVKFERNKLTGRKWIHVEPKDGHELHPVYAKMSDIDAATAAEMKTAA, from the exons ATGAATTGCGTTGCATCTCTATACAGAAGATTAAGTATCAGGGATCTGATCTCCAGCACTCCTGTTTACAACTCCGCCACTG ATGTATCTGGAGAGGGATTGAGTCTGGTGCTGAGGCGATGGGCTAGCAAGAAAACGGCAGGATCCACTAAAAATGGCCGTGACTCGTTGCCCAAGAATCTTGGGGTCAAAAAGTTTGGTGGAGAG AGAGTGATACCCGGAAACATCATTGTTCGTCAAAGGGGTACACGTTTCCATCCAGGGAATTATGTTGGTATGGGTAGAGATCACACCCTCTACGCCTTGAAGGAAGGCTGCGTCAAGTTTGAGCGCAACAAGCTAACTGGGCGCAAGTGGATTCATGTTGAGCCGAAGGATGGCCATGAGCTGCATCCAGTTTATGCAAAGATGAGCGACATTGATGCTGCGACTGCTGCTGAGATGAAGACGGCAGCTTAG
- the LOC125196184 gene encoding LOW QUALITY PROTEIN: transcription termination factor MTERF2, chloroplastic-like (The sequence of the model RefSeq protein was modified relative to this genomic sequence to represent the inferred CDS: deleted 1 base in 1 codon), with translation MVKIHAFRWLKHNSLSYPQIGKLIVASKGDLDHIRRLAEWLKTIHVNGRYIGVTLTRAGGNVLERSMEEFDELVNYLEDNGVRKDWMGYVVSRCPEILAFSMDELRSRAEFYLNMGMNKNDFGTMLYDCPKLIGYLSMEEMNQKAAYLKEFGLTDEDLGRLLAHKPQLMACSIEDRWKPLVKYFYYLGISKDGMRRILTFKPIIFCIHLESTIAPKVQFLLDIGVQQDAIGSMLTRFPSLMTYSLYKKIRPVVIFLLTRAGVSQRNIGKVVALGPELIGCSIVHKLDHNVKYFLSLGIRLPVLGEMITDFPMLLLYNIDVLRPKYQYLRRTMIRPLKDLIEFPRFFSYSLVERIIPRHRIMVENRVNFKLRYMLGGSDEEFHTRVREAVERRKRFESGIVIGEEELASDSEKDDQPDMMSVSSIR, from the exons ATGGTGAAAATTCATGCATTTAG GTGGTTGAAGCATAATTCTCTATCATACCCTCAAATAGGGAAGCTTATAGTTGCATCAAAAGGAGATCTTGATCACATAAGACGTCTGGCAGAATGGCTGAAGACGATCCATGTGAATGGGAGGTATATAGGAGTCACATTGACACGGGCTGGTGGGAACGTGTTGGAACGCAGCATGGAGGAGTTTGACGAGCTTGTGAATTATTTGGAGGATAACGGAGTGAGAAAGGACTGGATGGGGTATGTGGTTAGCAGGTGCCCTGAGATATTGGCTTTTAGCATGGACGAGCTTAGGTCACGCGCTGAGTTCTATCTGAATATGGGGATGAATAAGAATGATTTCGGAACCATGCTTTACGACTGCCCAAAGTTGATTGGATACTTATCTATGGAGGAGATGAATCAGAAG GCAGCATATCTGAAGGAGTTTGGCCTCACTGATGAAGATTTGGGAAGGTTATTAGCTCACAAACCACAGCTGATGGCGTGTAGCATAGAGGATAGATGGAAGCCTCTCgtt aagtatttttattacCTTGGAATATCGAAAGATGGCATGAGAAGAATCCTCACTTTCAAGCCAATCATATTTTGCATTCATTTGGAGAGCACCATTGCACCAAAG GTTCAATTCTTACTGGATATAGGCGTTCAGCAAGATGCGATTGGGAGTATGCTTACCAGATTTCCCTCTCTCATGACATATAGTCTCTACAAGAAGATACGACCAGTG GTGATCTTCCTCTTGACAAGGGCAGGGGTTTCTCAACGTAACATTGGGAAAGTAGTAGCCCTAGGGCCGGAGCTCATAGGGTGCAGTATTGTGCATAAGCTAGATCACAATGTCAAGTACTTCTTGTCTCTTGGCATAAGGCTACCTGTTTTGGGGGAGATGATCACGGATTTCCCCATGCTTCTCCTCTACAACATTGACGTCCTTCGCCCCAAGTACCAGTACTTGAGAAGGACTATGATACGACCTTTGAAGGATCTCATTGAGTTTCCAAG GTTTTTCAGCTATTCACTTGTAGAGCGAATAATCCCTAGGCACAGGATCATGGTGGAGAATCGGGTTAATTTCAAGCTACGGTACATGTTGGGGGGCTCAGATGAAGAATTTCACACGAGAGTGAGGGAGGCAGTAGAGAGACGAAAGCGATTTGAATCTGGTATTGTTATAGGTGAAGAAGAACTAGCATCAGATTCTGAAAAAGATGATCAACCAGATATGATGTCTGTTTCAAGTATCAGATGA